A stretch of DNA from Candidatus Methylomirabilota bacterium:
GAGCTGCGTGGGGTGCGGGCTCTGTGGCGAGGTGGCCCACGCGGCCGTGCTCTGCCCCTCGTTCTACGAGGCGCGCGTCGTGCATCATCCCGGGTGGTGGGAGCGCGTGCTCGCGCGGCTCCGTGGCCGGCTCATCGGCTGGCTCCAGACGGCCTGACCGATGGCTGCGGACGTCCCACGCCCCATTTCGATCCTGATCGCCGCCCTCGGTGGGCAGGGGGGCGGCGTGCTCACGGACTGGATCGTGGGCGCCGCCGAGCATGCGGGTCTTCCCGCGCAGGCCACCTCGACTCCCGGCGTGGCCCAGCGGACGGGCGCTACCACCTACTACGTCGAGGTCTATCCGGTGGTGACTCCGCCCGGCGCCCCGCGCCCGGTCTTTTCCCTCTATCCGACACCGGGCGACGTGGACGTCATCGTTGCCTCAGAGTTTTTGGAGGCCGGGCGCACGCTCGAGCTCGACTATGCCTCGCCCACCCGGACCACGCTGGTCGCGAGCAGCCACCGGCTCTTCGCCATCGGCGAACGGTCCGCGCTGGGCGACGGGATCTTCCCCGCCGAGCGGCTCCGTGAAGCGGCTCGGACGCTGACCCGCCGCACCATCGTCTTCGATGCGCTCGACGCCGCACGGAGCGCCGGCTCCGAGGTCAACGCCGTGCTCCTGGGGGCGTTCGCCGCCACCGGCGCCCTCCCGCTGCCCGACTCGGCGTTCGAGACGGCGATCCGGGAAGGCGTGGCCGCCGAGAAGAACCTGGCCGGCTTCCGGGCGGGCCGGGAGATCGCCACGCTGGGGACGAGCCTCGACGTGCCGCGCCCGGCCGCGCGCCCGTGGGGGGAGACGCGCGCGGCGCGGGCGGCCGCGCTGGGGCGGCGCGGGCCCGCCTTCCTCGCCCTGTGCGCGAAGGCCGAGGCGGCGCTCGACCTCGCCCTGCATCCAACCGTCGGGGAGGCACTGGCGCGCCTCATTGACTATCAGGATGCCCGCTACGCGGAGCGATGGCTCGGGCTCGTGGACGAGATCCGAGCGGTGGATCCGGACACGCGGCTGACCGAGCGTGTCGCGCGGCGGCTCGCGCTATGGGCGACCTACGAGGACGCCATTCGGGTGGCCGACCTCAAGACTCGGCGGTCGCGCTTCGCCCGGATCCGGGCGGAGCAGGCCGCGCCCGAGGGCGCCGTGCTGGTCGTCACCGACTATCTCAAGCCCGACCTCGACGAGATCTACGGGCTGCTTCCCGCCGCAATCGGCGGCCGCATCGCGCGCTGCGCAGAGGCGCGCTGGCCCGAGGAGCGGCCCGCGCTGGGTCAGCACGTGCGGACCACCACGGTGCTCGGCTTTCTGCGCGTGTGGGGGCTCGGGCGACTGCGCTTCCTCCGGCCTCGTTCGCTGCGCGCCGCGCGAGAGTGGGCGCTCATCGAACGCTGGCGCCGGGCGGTGCTGGAGTGCGCGGCGGTCGACACCGAGCTGGCTATCGAGGTGGCGGAGACTGCCGCCGTCGTGCGGGGCTACGGCGGCGTGCGGCGGCGACTCGCTGCCGCCTTCGGCCGGCTCCTCGACGAGATCGTCGCCCCTGCGGTGGCGCGCGACCGCGCGGCCGGAGCGGGGTACGCGCGCTCGCGCCGTATCGTTGCGGAGGCTCGCCGGTTGCTCCTCGCCGATGAGCAGGGTATCGGCGCCGCCCTGAACCTCGTCGTGGGAACCGCGTAGGCCATGGCCGACAATGTCCTGCTCGAGCGCAAGGGGCCCATCGCCACCGTCACCCTGTCGCGTCCCGACCGCCGGAATTCGCTGAGCGACGAGATGCTCAGCGACCTCGTCACCGCCTTCTCCGCCCTGCGCGACGACGATTCGACGCGGGTGGTGATCGTCACCGGCGCGCCCCCCATCTTCTCCGCCGGCGCCGATGCGCCCTTCAAGAAGGGGATGTCCGAGGAGGAGCGGCGGCGCATGTTCACGTCGCGGAAGAGCCAGTTCCGTCGGCTCTTCGAGCGCGCCAACGTGCTGCTGGAGAACCTCGAGCAGGTGACGATCGGCGCCATCAACGGCCACGCCGTCGGGGGCGGGTGGGGGCTCGCGCTTGCGTGCGACTTCCGCATCGCCGCCGCCGAGGCCGAGTTCTGGATCCCGGAGGTGGATCTCGGGGTGCCCCTCGGCGTGGCCACGACCACGCGCTTCGTGCGGCTGCTCGGTCCCGCGCGCGCCAAGGACGTCATCATCGGCGGCCGCCGATACTCCGCCGCCGAGTGCCTCACCCTCGGGCTCGTGCACGCGGTGCACCCGGGCGCGAGCCTGGCCGGCGCTATCCAGGCCTACGCGGAGCGGCTGGCCGCCAAGCCCTTTCGGCCCATGGCCGAGATGAAAGCCCGCATCAACGCCCTCGCGCGCACTGGGGTCCCCGAGGTGAACGCGATGACCGAGGGGTTCCTCGACCGCGGGTGAGTGGTATCCGGCCGGATACGGATTGACCGCGCGCCGGGCAGCGGCGAGACTCGCCCCATGGCCACGATCCTTCCCGACGAGGTGCCGTCCCGCTGGCTCGGCCAGATCCGTGCCCTGTTCGAGGCTTCGAAGGACGAGACCCGTTTCTTGATCGAGGCTTCGAAAGAGGAGGCGCGTTCCTTGATCGAGGCTTCGAAGGGCGAGACCCGCTCCTTGATCGAAGCTTCGAAGGAGGAGACGCGTACCTTGATCGAGGCTTCGAAGGAGGACACGCGTACGTTGATCGAGGCCTCGGCGAGCGAGACGCGGCGTCACTTCGACGTGGTCGCCGAAGGCCTCCGCTCCGACATTCGGGCCATCGCGGAAGGGCACGCGACGCTCAACGACAAGCTCGACGGGTTTCAGGCGGAGGTGCGGCGGGAGTTTCGCCGCGTCGATCGCCGCCTCATGCGACTCGAAGCGCGGCGCTGAGCGCCGGCCCGCGCGCCTAGGCCTCTCGCGGGGACTTCCCCCGCAGCTCATCGTAGACGTTTCGGCAGCGTGTCTCCCTGACGGCGAGACCGATGAGCACCGCTGCCAGCATGAACGCGGCGCAGACGAAGAACGCCGCACGGTAGGCCTCGGCCGGATAGACTCGCGCTCCGCCCGCCATCGCGCCCGTCCAGCGCGCGTCCAGCACGGCACCGATCGGTCCCTGCGTGACGGCGGCAGCGATGAAGCCGCCGAGGTTCACCACGGCGACGGCGCTGCCCGCCAGCGAGGGGGGATTGACCTCGCGCCCGATGGGCCAGGTGAGGACGAAGGCGCTGCCCACGAGCCCCATCGCGAACAGAAGGGCGGCCACGGCGGTGAGGGACAGCGCCCCTGCGGTGGACGCGAACACCGTCCAGAGAGCCAGCTGCGCGCCGGCCAGCGCCATGAAGGGCAGCTTCCGGCGGCGGAGCAGATGATCGGAGACCCAGCCGGTGAGGGGGCCCGACGCGAGCAGCGCCAGCGGCGTCGCGCTCGCGTAGAGCGCCGCGTGCGTCATGCCGAGCCCGTAGGCATCGCGCAGGAACGGCACGCCCCAGAGCATGAGGTTGCCCATCGCCGCGTAGAGGAAGAAGAACGAGAGGAACGGCGGCCAGGTGTGGGGGTTGCGGAGCACGGCCAGCGTGCCCGCCGTGACCTCCGAGAGGCGCGGGGCCTCCGAGGGCGCGGCGGCCCCGCCGGCATCGGGAGCGTCGCGAACCAGGGCAAGGCACGCCGCCGTCCCGATCAGCGTGAGCAGGGTGATCAGCCAGAGCGCGCCGCGCCAGCCGACCCACGCGCTGAGCGCGGCCAGCGGCGCCGTGGCCACG
This window harbors:
- a CDS encoding MFS transporter, with amino-acid sequence MALRSAPASAAARSSRTRWLMWGIAAYLFLIAFLHRVAPGVLARDFMEAFNATGTMVGLLSATYFYSYAGFMLPGGLLIDAFGARRVLAGGSAIMGLGTLAMAAANTPTVLFAGRFVIGAGATVIFIGALKLGAAWFPPERFGTISALTASVGVLGSLVATAPLAALSAWVGWRGALWLITLLTLIGTAACLALVRDAPDAGGAAAPSEAPRLSEVTAGTLAVLRNPHTWPPFLSFFFLYAAMGNLMLWGVPFLRDAYGLGMTHAALYASATPLALLASGPLTGWVSDHLLRRRKLPFMALAGAQLALWTVFASTAGALSLTAVAALLFAMGLVGSAFVLTWPIGREVNPPSLAGSAVAVVNLGGFIAAAVTQGPIGAVLDARWTGAMAGGARVYPAEAYRAAFFVCAAFMLAAVLIGLAVRETRCRNVYDELRGKSPREA
- a CDS encoding indolepyruvate oxidoreductase subunit beta family protein codes for the protein MAADVPRPISILIAALGGQGGGVLTDWIVGAAEHAGLPAQATSTPGVAQRTGATTYYVEVYPVVTPPGAPRPVFSLYPTPGDVDVIVASEFLEAGRTLELDYASPTRTTLVASSHRLFAIGERSALGDGIFPAERLREAARTLTRRTIVFDALDAARSAGSEVNAVLLGAFAATGALPLPDSAFETAIREGVAAEKNLAGFRAGREIATLGTSLDVPRPAARPWGETRAARAAALGRRGPAFLALCAKAEAALDLALHPTVGEALARLIDYQDARYAERWLGLVDEIRAVDPDTRLTERVARRLALWATYEDAIRVADLKTRRSRFARIRAEQAAPEGAVLVVTDYLKPDLDEIYGLLPAAIGGRIARCAEARWPEERPALGQHVRTTTVLGFLRVWGLGRLRFLRPRSLRAAREWALIERWRRAVLECAAVDTELAIEVAETAAVVRGYGGVRRRLAAAFGRLLDEIVAPAVARDRAAGAGYARSRRIVAEARRLLLADEQGIGAALNLVVGTA
- a CDS encoding enoyl-CoA hydratase/isomerase family protein is translated as MADNVLLERKGPIATVTLSRPDRRNSLSDEMLSDLVTAFSALRDDDSTRVVIVTGAPPIFSAGADAPFKKGMSEEERRRMFTSRKSQFRRLFERANVLLENLEQVTIGAINGHAVGGGWGLALACDFRIAAAEAEFWIPEVDLGVPLGVATTTRFVRLLGPARAKDVIIGGRRYSAAECLTLGLVHAVHPGASLAGAIQAYAERLAAKPFRPMAEMKARINALARTGVPEVNAMTEGFLDRG